The genomic stretch gatgatgaacaCTCGGGGTCGACTTTGGCACAACCGAAGTTTTGTAGGTTCAGCAATCATGAACTGTAAGAGATGGACAATGAATcatgcagcagcagaaaaTTGACAAAATTCACGTCCGGGAATGCAGCAGATAGCTTCTTGATATTTCTGTTAAACAGAATAGTTCACAATGTTTTACCGGAACGGCAACTCGAGGCACCAAATTCTATGCTTGAAACATTCCCTTTTCAGTTAAAATTCCTTCCGCTAGAGCCAACCCGATCCTTGAGTCTTCTCCAcgtttcttcctcctcggggTAACTTGCGGGGACACGAACCGAGGGTATGTCATGATCATTGTTCATCAGCCACGAGAGTCAAGTTTTACCGAACTGTACCCGACGACGCGCCCTAGTGCCAAGCATTCAGTCTTGACTTCAGTCCTCGCTTCCACGAGTACGATCAAGCCAAACATTAGAACTGGCTAACATTTAAGTCCTGTGGGGAAAAGCGGAGAATTACGGGGTATCCATTGCAGGGTAAGCCTTTGCCGTTCGCATACCGACAAATTAAGTGGGCCCAAAACgacgtacggagtactctcAGTCTCTCACAAGTGGCGCAGGTACACAGAGTACGGAATAGTTAGGGCGTGGAGTAGACCCATCTAGGGCTACTCGTACTCCAGGCCGATACTCAGACTTCCCCATGGCATACGAAACAGCGGCAACCCTTCATTTATAGTACAGATGATTAACGTCCCTAACGATATTGACATGGGACAACGGTGTGAATATCACTTGTACAATCCAACAGAAGTCACGTCTTggtagagaagaagacgatgacaTACACAATGAATCAAGTGACACCGACTCCCATAACTGCTTATTACCTTGATTAAAGTAGCTGTCCATAAAAAGTTATAGCACTTCGTGAAGGCCTACTACGTACAGGAACATATGCGCTTCGATCAAAATTTACTCTACTAGTCAACGTTCTTATCACGAAAGAAGGTAGGGAGTCTTGAGTCAAAAGGGGTATGCGCATATAATTTGGTATTTACTAATCGCACTTCGCAGCGCGATGTTTCACTTTTCTGTCCTTGTAGCCTTTCCCGTCCCCCCTGTTTTCACCTCCTTCTCGAGTGCATCCAGCGCTTGTCTGTACTTCGATTTGAGATCCTTCATATTGTCAAGCTTCATGGCCACCTTTTGTACTTTAGTAGACCTGGTAATTCTATTGTCAGAAGTTTGGATGACTTCGTTCGTGAACCACCGGCCTTCCCGATGTGCAACAAGGGTCCAGGCAGAACCCTCCCTGCCCGCTCTTGCGGTACGACCGACACGGTGCACGTAGGTAGTGATGCTGGTTGGGACATCATAGTTAACAACGTGAGTCAAGGATTGCAAATCAAGACCACGAGACGCGCGATCGGTAGCAATGATGATCGAGATCTTCCCTTGACGGTAAGCAGTGAGTGTTTTCCGGGAGGCTGATGACTTGTTTGACTTAATGATTGTTCCAATCTCCTTGGCTAAAGATGGATCAAGCAAGGCAAGCAAGCGTGAAAGTCGTGAGGCGGATTCGGATGACTTGGTGAAGATCAAAACAGAGGCTCGCGGGCGACTCTTATCTGCTTTCACGTCCACCGatacttcatcttcagatGCCGAACTATCATCGGATTCAGAACTGTCACTAGATGATGAGCTGTCATCACTGGAAGCGTCCGACTCTGAATCTTCCGAGCTTGATTCGTCAGAGCTGGATGTCTCGGAGTCGGTGTCAGAATCAGAGCTTTCTGAATCAGAGGTCGAGTCCGAGTCTTCAGAGCTAGATTCTTCAGAAGTCGAATCCTCCGAACTAGAATCGTCGGATACGGATGTCTTTGTCAGAGCACGCTTTGTGCTCTTATTGACGTTCACCTTAATGTGCGTCAAAAGCAGACGCAGGAGATAAAGTGGCTTCTGTGATCCGTCTCCAACCGAGAGAGAGTACTCCTTCAGTCTAGGCGGTAGAGTGTACTGATCGCCAATACGATCATGGATACCACTTTCATCCTCCTGAGATGTGGCTTGTTCAGCTGAGCCAACAATAACAAGTTTAGGATTCGAAAGTCGTAGAGAGTTCAGCTTCGAGATATCCTTGGTCATGGTGGCGCTGAGGATGACCTTTCTCGGGTCTTTGGTTTGTATAGGAAGTCCAAGATTGGCGAGGAACTTTCCGCTAAAGCCAAAAGTTCCCGCGTCCTTTCTTGCGTCTAAAGAGTTCATTACAACATCAACCCATTCCTGGAAGCTTTCGTTGAGCAGTCGATCGGCTTCATCAATGACGAGCCACTCGAGGTGCTTCAGGGTGAAGCCTTTGGTATACCGGATGTGGTCGACAAGACGACCCGGGGTACAAATCAGGATATCAACATTGGGTTCAGCCTTACGAATATAGCCCGGCAACGATTCACTCTGATCCCCTGCATCTGAGATATAGTCTTGTAGACTAAAGTTCAACCAGTCATTGTCTGTTAATTTATCTTGCTGTCGCAGTTTGAAGTTCTCTGGGCCGTAGACTTCATCAACGCGCATCAATGAACgctgttcttctttgatggCCACATTTCCCACAGCGGAAGCGACACGGAGTCCGGAACCAGCAGCGCAAAGCTCGCAGGCCTCCCGAGCTTGTTTGACCAGTTCTCTTGTAGGCACAACGATGAGGCCTCTGAGCCTAGGAGCTGGAACTTGCTCTAGAGCTGTAACCAAGGGTAGGACGTATGACAATGTCTTTCCCGAACCGGTGGCTGCAGAAATACATATATCTCCAGGGTGATTCTTAGATCCCTGCAAGAGTAACGGGATAACAGTAGACTGGACGGCAAAAGCTTCCTTGTACCCATTGCTTTCAAGAATGCGTAGGACATTCTCCTCGATCCCGAGGCTTGAAAACGGGGTTTTTTCTTCAGCGGAAGTCCTTAAGGGGTTGGCAAGCCACGACGGAAGGGAGGAATAGCTtggcttctcatcctgctcGGGGACTGCTTCTGGCTGAGGCAACGGCTCCAGGCCCTGAGCTATAACAGGTTCCGCGGTTATAGGTCCGGTAGACTCATTCTCgacatcctcttcgccaGATTTGGCCTTGGCCGATTCCGTCGCTTTGACTGCCTTTTCAAATTTAGATAAGATTCCTGAATATTTGTTCTTTTGCGGCTTTGCgttatcttcctcctctgacATGGCGTCTATATCCTTCGATTTCACGTGTTTTTCCACGTTGCGTTCCTCGTCGCTGTTGGGTCCTTCTATATCTCCAAGTTCCTCAGATGAATCATTGTTGCCTCGTAAGCTTTCTCGATTAgctttcttcgatttcttctttgttttatCCTTGCTGTCATTTTTacttgaagaagcctttTTTCGGCTGACCGGCGAGACAGCACTCTCTTCCTGGGACGATTCTTCTTGAACAGCACCACTGGCAGCTGATTcggattttcttttctttttccggCTCTCTTTGAGTGGTGTAGGGGTGGACGAAGGGCTCTGGgttttcttcggcttcttggTCGGCGTTGGAGTCGAGGTACTGACGACGGAGCCATCAAgatctctcttcctcttgtGAGATTTCTTCGCACTCAGGGGAGTCGATAAACTTTTCTTCGAAGAGACATCATGCGCAGAGTGGCCACCAGCCATTGTCAAGCGTGTCAGCGCACCACCAGCGCAAAATAGCGTCGATCGACAATACTTTTCGGTGTTACGAAGAGATTCTCCgaaatatttctttctaGCGGGGATTATTCCGTCGGCAGAATTACCACACCGCCCCCGGGGCCGCCAGGATTTGGACCATTTGGGAAATAACATTGGTCGATCCGCTCCGGCGTAATCGACCGCATCCTAAAGAGATAACGGTTATACCCCTGGATATATTCGCATGCTATTCTTAAGCTGATCGAGTCCGGACATGGACAGAGCAGCGGACTATGATCCATTAATACTTTCTAGGCTTTTAAGCTAGAATAATAGCCGACATGCCTTACAATATTGCGTGAGTTTCGCCGCATTTGTCTGCGCCTAGTGATCTTATCTAACAGCTTTCCGCGCAGTATGGTCAgtgacttcttcttcccacaACCAGGTGGGATTGAAAGTCACATTTACCAGTTATCGACCGTAAGATATCCTGCCGTATATTCCTGGATGGATGCTCATCGACCTTCAGAAGCTCATCGACCGTGGCCATAAAGTAATTATCATTACCCATGCGTACAAGGGTCGCACGGGAGTTCGATATCTTACAAATGGCCTCAAAGTGTATCATGTCCCTTTTCTCGTCATATACCGCGAATCGACTATGCCAACTgttttttcattctttcctATATTTCGTAATATTGTCATTCGCGAGCAGATTCAGATTGTTCATGGACACGCAAGCTTGAGCAGCTTCTGCCATGAAGCTATTCTGCATGCCCGGACAATGGGTCTACGGACTGTCTTTACCGACCATTCGCTATTTGGTTTCGCTGATGCGGGTTCAATTCTTACCAATAAACTGCTCAAATTTACGCTGAGTGATGTGGACCATGTGATTTGTGTCAGCCATACATGGTAAGAACAAGCGGTTGGATGACTAGAGTTGACAGGCGACCCCGCGGTCATCTCAGTTGACACCAATAGGACAGGAACAAAACTCCAAGAACCATCTGCTGACTTTGGGACATAGTAAAGAGAATACGGTTCTTCGAGCATCCTTGGATCCGCTAATGGTCTCCGTAATCCCTAATGCGGTAGTCGCGGAAAACTTCCGACCTCTAGAGCAAGGAGAGCCGCCGAGGCCAATCGGACCAAACGATATTATCACTATCGTCGTGATCTCGCGTCTATTTTATAACAAGGGAACTGATCTGTTGATCGCTACGATCCCGAGAATCCTTTCGTCCCATCCCAATGTGCGGTTCATCATCGCTGGGTCAGGGCCCAAGGCTATCGACTTGGAGCAAATGTTAGAACGCAACGTACTTCAAGACAAAGTAGAGATGCTCGGTCCCGTTCGTCACGAAGAAGTTCGAGATGTCATGGTTCGAGGTCACATCTATCTACACCCAAGTTTAACCGAAGCCTTCGGGACAGTTCTCGTAGAAGCCGCCAGCTGTGGCCTCTATGTGGTATGTACGCGAGTTGGCGGCATTCCAGAAGTGCTGCCTCAGCATATGACCACTTTCGCTAAGCCGGAAGAAGACGATCTTGTCATGGCTACTAGCAAAGCCATAGCCGCACTACGCTCCAACAAAGTGAGGACTGATCGATTTCACGATcaggtgaagatgatgtacTCCTGGACCGATGTGGCACAGCGTACAGAACGTGTGTACAAGGGCATTCAGGGCGACATAAGCCCTGAAGAATTTTACGGTTATTATCCCGGCCAAGGCTGGGAAGCGAGTGGTGATAGGGTACGAAGCTTTGCCCTCATTGACCGACTGAAACGTTACTATGGCTGCGGGGTGTGGGCAGGCAAGCTGTTTTGCCTTTGCGTGGTCATTGATGTCCTAATCTATGTTCTCCTAGAGATGTGGTTTCCCCGCGCCAATATCGATATTGCTCGCAGTTGgccaaagaagctgaaacaaaaggaaacagCCGACTCAACCAGAGATAGCCCACATCGCATTGGCTCGACGACTTAACCTAAGAAATAACACATCTATTACGATTACTTTGCGCGACATGTGATGGTTTATTATGTTTTGATTCGCTCAAATTAACACTGTGATACCCGTGCTCATCATAATTTATAGTACAACATATAAGACATTATATCAAATGGAATGGTAGTTTCTAAGCCTGGAATCTCTGTCTCTGGGTCTGAGGCTCGTACTTCCATTCCGCATCCAGCGTCTCCGCAGACTCGGGCTGCCTGTCTTCAGCAGCCAACGCACCCTTGTCCCCACGCTGACCTCCCTTCGCTTCATCGCGCTCAAGTCCGCGCAGGCCGGGGATCTGACGTTCGTTACGGGGCTCCTGGCTTGCTCCGACACCCTCGAGGCCACCACCGGGGTTCTTCCGGTGCTTTTGTCCGTCATGGCGAAGTTCTGCGCTCGTCTGGCCGCCTCCAGGGTGACCTAGACCGGTGTGCACATCCTGGGAGGTAGCTCCCTGCAGACTCTGGTCCGCGGTCGTTCTTACAGACTCCTTTCCGTGAGATCGCTCAACATTGGGATTCTGAGCCTGGCTTCCCACCTCCGACCGGGTGTTGGGAGTGTAAAGAGTTGCTAGCGGGAGCCGTTCCAGGAGGATATGTCTCTGCGTGGAACTCAGGGGCATAGTCTTTAGGAGAGACCTTGCGGCCGGGTTGATGCTGGTTTCGAAAGTTAGCCGATGGCCTTCTGAAGATATGGAGCTCATGTACACTTACGCCCTTGTCTGTGAGCGGCTGGGAGTTACCAGCGCTAGGATGGAAACCCTGCTTAGGGTTGTTGTCGGAGTGGATCTTGTCGAGAGTGCTCATGATGAAGGGTTCTTTAATTTGGTCTTTGTGAAAGGCGTGATAGAGTAATTCGAATCGTGATAACGGAGAGATACAGAGATTTTGCAATGATTGTGTTATCTGCTACAGGGAAAAGCCTTCTACAACCGATACGCTCTTCTTTATAACCCTTCAACCTACTCGATGCATGCCAGTAACCCTATGACGTCAAGGCTGATGGGGTTGACTTCATACTTAACTCACCACCATCGACATCCATGATTTAATTCTGTCAACCAACGGTTCTGGGATGTCAAATCTCTCCTTACCAACTTCCCTGCAAATTCTCAAAACATGACGTCGCTATATTGAACGTGATGGGCTCAGCTCAGCTGTGGAGATGATCGCGCGACTACGGCGAAGTTGTATGGTGCTGATGTTAAGGGCAATTACTTAGAACGTCTAGACGGACATTGATCCTAAGCCTATGACTTCATCGAATGTTTGAAAACCGCGCCGAGACAGTAGCTTGTGCAGGTGGCTCGTGGGAGACATCGGCTTCGTGGAACAATATGTATCATTGGAAAGTATATTCCATACGGAACATCTAGAACAtgaaaaaaataaacaaataaacaaataaaagACAATTAAACTAAGGTATCTTTGCGTGTGAACAATTCCTCCCTGCGCCATTAACAAGCCCCAATCCAATCAAATCTAATATCAAAGGCACCAAGCGAAATCTAGAGGCACCTGTACCTGACCATCTCACGAATTCATCCAGGTACGAGGGACGATCCCAGCGCCGGTCTTACGTAGAGCTCCCCGTAATCGGCATGGTGTATCACCTCATCACTGGTGGCCTTCCCTCCTTATTCCATTTGACTCGAGTTTGAACCCACTCTACAGCTTCCTGGACTCCTGAGCCCAGAAGCGCACTGACCGGTAAGACGCGACTATCACGCATGGCGCCTCCAGATTCTCCTTCGAAAACCTTGCGCACAAACCCTTCCTTGATGCGAACCACTTCTACCGAatcttctcgatcttgcTTGTTTGCCAGGACCAGGATCGGTACACCCGCCACATCCGCGTTCTTCAAAACTGATTCTAACACTTCGCGACACTCGTCGAGCCGACCAAAGTCACTTCCGGGAGCATTGATACCGACTGTCTGCTCGGTGAACGCATCGGCGTTACCTCCCGAAGGGCCCGATGCAGAGCTGGAGCGCCGATTCGAAGGGAGTCGGGCGATATCTGGGTCTTGACCGACGTCGGTGCtgtcgacgacgaagatgatcgCATGACAGCTTGAGTAGTAGCTTTGCCATAGGTTTCTCATCGTTAATTGACCTCCAACATCCCAGATCTTCAGGTACATTTCCGGGAGATTGATGGTTGCGACATTTTGGCCGACTGTAGGCACGGTCTTGCCAGGGTTCGGAGCAGGGGCGCCTTCGGGACGGGGTTGGTAGAGGGCCTTGATCTGCGAGAGGAGCGTAGTTTTTCCAGCGTTATCTAACCCGAGCAGGAGGACAGAGTACTCTATGTAGTGAATAGTCAGTAAGCAACTCTGCGCATGGCCTCGGAGCGCGTTCTCTTACCCTCTTTGCTGGTGGCGTACATATACAACGACCTGGCCAGATGGTACATCGTTGCGGTCGGCGGAGGCCGGAGCCAACTCCTGGTATCAAAACGGGCGTAACGAGAGTCGGAATAACAGAATCATGGCAGCGCAACTTGCCTCTGATTCCCTAGCCCTTCTCTTTTCACTTTCTCTTTCGATTTCAGCGTCGTTCTGCCTCTGGTGACGATCATTCACCCGCCTTCTCTTCCGTCCAACGCGTCAGCCTTGCCCCTTTTGGGAAGGTAGGGCACAGGGCTGCCAAATCCCCTCACCCTATGCCCTAAATCTCCTAGTACGGCTACCCCGCAGCCGGAGGGTCGCCGACTTCATGATTATGATAGAATTAGGTATTGTTTTCCCTAGTGGATTCCCTCCATGATTTCACCGAACAATCATGTTACCATGGGTCATGTATCTTGTCTCGCCCCCTGATTGCGAAAAGGTCGATTCTTGACCCTGGCTGACCGAGATTAATCTCAACTTTATCAAGATTGGGGGAATGATTGATGTACGGTACTTTTACTTTGATACGAGATGATGTCCCGCCGACTGCCACCGGTCTAGGCGACTCGAACCAAGCTTAATTCCATAGTTCACCCCACGCCGCCGTTCGGACCATAATCGGGACAGGATTGCTAAGCCAGACCAAAGTTTTGTCAGCGAACGGGCTTTACTTTTGTGATCCGCTCAATGTGCGCCTCTCACGCCATCTTCCTGCAGCAATTTCTGCCATCTCAGATGTAACCTCTTTCGATGGCCTAACGGCTTCATGTCCTTCACAGGAAGGTAGTGGTGCCGTGATCATCATCTAGACCCACCGATTGAAAGCACTGTCCCTCTGGGGCTCTGCCACTCTATCGCATGTCCCGTCGAGAATGCTCCGCGCTGACTGGGCGGCCGGAGGCTCACAGATTGCCTTCAATGGACACTGACACCATTATAATCGGTATGTCGCCATACTCCTTGAAGGCTAATTCTGCCAATGGGCGCTGTGATTGACCAGTAACCGTCACAGGAAATGGGCCTTCGGCCATGATCCTGTCCTTTATCCTGCATGGACACGTCCCGTATTATTTCCCCAatcctccacatcctgaTCCGCTTCTTCATGCCAAACTCAAAGATCACCCGGCGTTGCTGGATGCCGATGTCGATGCTTTGACGGAGCATTTCGCCGCTTCTCGGCTGAGCTACTCCACTCAAGCTCTGCCGGTCAATGTATTATTTGACACCCTCTTCCGCCCAAGTATCGACGTGGAAGAACTGGGAAGCGTTTCAAATATCGAATGGCGATATGTGCCTGAGAAAGCGGTTCCTCACTTGGTTTTCGGGAATGCGCCACGGCCCGGTGGTCAATGGACCGAAAATCTCGTCCCTGCTAGTTGGGAAATTCAGACTTTGAGCTATGCATCGATGTTATCTCTTCCGGGCTACTCCTTCGCGGAACATTACCGGACGGTCACAGGCAAAGATCTCCCTGCTTTCACCCGTCCCAGTAGACAGGAGACAGCCGAATATTTCCGGATGTATCCGGAAGCAGTTGGGATTGCGGATGTTTTCAAGAGCAATGAAACTCTGGCCGGTATTTCCAGAACGGAGAATGGCTTTTTCATTGAATCACACAATATCAATTGCAAGAACCTGGTTTTAGCGAGCGGCATATTTTCCGAGGTGATACAGCCTCGTCCGCTGCTTCAGCCACTCCTCTCGCTTCAACCCGTCCCGGATATCCCTCTTCTCATTATTGGGTCTGGGTTTTCAGCTGCAGATGTAATTATCTCAGCGCCGACAGACCAGAGGATCATCCATGTATTCAAATGGGATCCCGAATCCCGGCCCTCTCCCCTGCGGGGTTGCCACCAACAAGCCTACCCCGAGTACGCGGGGGTCTACCGTCTGATGAAACGAGCTGCTGTTGCGGCAGCGCCAACCAATCATAAGCGTCCTGCCAGAATGAAGCGGACGACATCCAGCCCGTTTCTCGAAAGCCGTGCTTGGGATGAGGTTTATGAAGGATATCCAAATACTGAAATAATTGgtgtggatatgaagaaagAATTCGCTACAGTTACCTTCCGCCGAACTGATGGCACCATTTTCTCGCGACCTGTACGCGGTATGGTGTATGCGACTGGTCGCCGGGGCTCCCTTGGCTACCTGGAGCGTGGACTCCTTTCTGAGATTGTGGGGTGCGATGATAAAGGCGATGTCAGCCCGACGGTCTCTGGGCAAACCTTGCGACACAAAGCATTTGAAAACATGGAAATCGCGAATaatgtcttcatcgttgGCAGTTTGACGGGCGACACTCTCATTCGGTTTGCACATGGCAGCTGTGCTCAAACAGCAGGCAAACTGATCCGTACATATACTGGGGAAAACAATGCAAAGTCCAATGCGGCGGCCTCTCCGCGACCGCAGGGATCATCACCAGGGGTGATGCAGGGCTTCGATGGCCACGATGTTTACGGAAACGGAAACCACAGGGCCCAACTCGATAAAATAGATAGCTGCCGGACGGAGTACCCTATGCCCGAGAAGTCAGGTTTGCTTGGAAGCATATGGAAAGCACTAACGGCAATCTGGTAACGATACAATGTGCTATAATCCCTTTTCTATACATGCATGTCTCATATAGATTCTAGAAGTCATGTGCACACCCTTTATTTGTATAAAATCGATTACGTTTGGCACTCTTACACGCCGCAAGGGCCACACATGTTCACAAAAATTATGCAATGTATACGCGCAACAGGGTATAAATATCGTCATCATTAATTGTACACTAACTACAGAATATCTTCAAACTTCTAGCCCATGATCTGCAGCTGATCGTCTGGAGGCCACCGAGTTTGCGCAAAGCTCAAGCATCGTTTAATACTTTGCAGATACTTGCGAGTGATCTCATCACTTAGAATATGAGCCTGTTGGTCGCTCTGGTGGAGCTTCTCTCGAGCTGATCGTTCGTGGATACCAACCATGGTTACACCGATGGGCCATGCTCTGTACGCCGTTAGCTATCTCAAGGTATAAAAATTAGTTGAAGGGGCCAACACGTACGCCTTTCCAATACTCAATCGTAGATAGGCATCATTTGCATCTACATATCTCCGCAGCTGGGCGTTGTGGACGATCTCGACAACATGCTCCAGTACTCtatcatcaacatccacctTCTCAAACTTTCGGAACAGCGGCTTCATGTTCTCCCGCGACTGGACCATGGCATTGTAGGCTTGCCGTCCCTGGAGACTCTGCTTGACAGATATATCTCGCTTCGCCAATGCAAGCTCCCATTCCCCTAGAACCATGTTGAAATACGACGCCAGCTGGCGGAACAAATACTTGCGACCTTCGGTATCCTTAGGGAGTGTCGTGGAGATCTTCATATCCTTCTCGGGGACCAGTTCCAGCGTCGTGGGAATAGGACCATCAGACAATTGCTGTTGAGGGGTGAGCGAACGCTCCACGAGTCGACGATACCGCCGTAAACGGCCGCGGTGTGTCTCTCCGAACAATCGAGCCGGTTCATCCATCTCACGCAGCTTCGTAACTAGTTCCTCGTCCggaatgtcttcttcctcatccttgtccttgtcctcATCCTTTTCACTAGCAGGGGGCAACTCGGGCAATCCCAACCGCTTCCGTCGCTCTCGCTCCTGGGCcgcctcttcttcttccctctttttccgTGACTCTTCCGCTAGCCGtcgctttttctcttctcgctcCTGGCGCCGttcggcctcctcctcatccagttTGCGCTTCTGAGCCATGCGCTCTTCTCGTTCACGTTGCGCCCGCTCCTGCTCCTCATTGTAGGCGGCAATCCTAGCGGCTTCTAATTCACTGCGACGAAcatatttcttctctgggGGGTTCGATGTATCTTTTTTGtctgatgacgatgatcCGCCGCTTTTAGCTTTGGAGATCTCCTTGGACATCAACGCCGCGAAATCCATTTTGGTGGCTGCCGATATGGACAAAATCCAACCAGAAATTATTTAAATGAAATTGGGAAAGGCAACCAGATTGTAGCAAGGTTCTGTGACTAACAACAGCGCCAGTCGGTTGAGGAGGAAGCGGCAAAAGTTGGTTCTCGGGCGGAGGTTGAGAGGGCGGACTAGACTAGAAGCTCCTCGGCGGTCGAGCTTAAACTCGTGACAAAACCGGAGCTCTCCATTTAATTTCAACCGCAACAACTTCCGCTGAACATTCAATCCCTCAGTTAATATTCACTCATTGCTGTCCCCCATTGACGCCTGTGACGAAATAGACGCATACGCAAGGATACTATCTCCACATTCTCTTTCAGCTCCATTGAACGATCAATTGTTCCGTTTCATCGAACCACCAAACAAACGGCATCATGGCCGCCGCTCGAGATGCGCCGAAACCCCAAATCGACCGTCAGTCTACAACACCCTTCCATCTGAAGCTTTTCTACCGCATGAACAACTTCCACCACCTGTCAGACTTTGCTCCCCAGTCGTCGCCTGCATCATACGGGGGTCCTGTCAGCGGCCCCAATGCCATCCGGGCGCgctcccctcccccgccgccGCTCCCTGCCCACCTTCAAATTTACACCTGGCAGTCCTGCTCACTGCGCGAGTTGTCACAGCTCCTCACATCCGCCTTGCCGTCACTACTACCGGACCCGCCCGTAGGGACGAGACTATGCTTTCGCCTCATTTACCCCGACACAAAGACCGCAGCACAAATGGGACCCGAGGCGCGAGGCCGATACCTTAGCAAGGACATAGGCAGTGTGGTGATTGGGCCAAGGGACAGCCCGTACCGCGATGAgaacgacgaagaaaacaGTGCTCCTACGGGACCCCGGACCGGACCTCTACGGCTACAGGGTCACGACGCCGACAAAACACTACAAGACGTACGATTCGTGATCGGAGACTATGTCGACTGCGCGATTCTGCCGCCACTGGAGGACGGGTCGGTAGCACCTCCGATCACGGCCGGGAGGGGATCTATTGGTTCggctgttggtggtggtatgaGAGCATTCCGCGATAATGGGTTCGCAGGCCGGCCAGGTCGGGGAGGCCGAGGTGGCGGGGAACGCATTCCTGCAGGCGATTGGAGACGAGGAGAGAGGCTACCGGAAGGAGGGGGGCgtgggaggagaggatggggTCCTTATTAATTGAATTTCTATCTATTTTGTGTCTAATGGTCTCGGATTGTATTAGTTTCTGGAGTTGTGATCCTGAGGGATACCCGGTACTGAAAATCTAGCTGTTGTCTGATGTATGGCTCGGTGGTTTTCTATTCTGAAAGTGTAGTGTAATGCTTAAACTTGGTGACATATCTCACCTcaagtatatatttatatatatccgcaCATATCCTACTAAACACATTCCATTTACACTAGAGGCACCACAAGCGCA from Aspergillus oryzae RIB40 DNA, chromosome 1 encodes the following:
- a CDS encoding mRNA splicing protein PRP18 (U5 snRNP-associated RNA splicing factor), with amino-acid sequence MDFAALMSKEISKAKSGGSSSSDKKDTSNPPEKKYVRRSELEAARIAAYNEEQERAQREREERMAQKRKLDEEEAERRQEREEKKRRLAEESRKKREEEEAAQERERRKRLGLPELPPASEKDEDKDKDEEEDIPDEELVTKLREMDEPARLFGETHRGRLRRYRRLVERSLTPQQQLSDGPIPTTLELVPEKDMKISTTLPKDTEGRKYLFRQLASYFNMVLGEWELALAKRDISVKQSLQGRQAYNAMVQSRENMKPLFRKFEKVDVDDRVLEHVVEIVHNAQLRRYVDANDAYLRLSIGKAAWPIGVTMVGIHERSAREKLHQSDQQAHILSDEITRKYLQSIKRCLSFAQTRWPPDDQLQIMG
- a CDS encoding SAP18 family protein (predicted protein), which gives rise to MAAARDAPKPQIDRQSTTPFHLKLFYRMNNFHHLSDFAPQSSPASYGGPVSGPNAIRARSPPPPPLPAHLQIYTWQSCSLRELSQLLTSALPSLLPDPPVGTRLCFRLIYPDTKTAAQMGPEARGRYLSKDIGSVVIGPRDSPYRDENDEENSAPTGPRTGPLRLQGHDADKTLQDVRFVIGDYVDCAILPPLEDGSVAPPITAGRGSIGSAVGGGMRAFRDNGFAGRPGRGGRGGGERIPAGDWRRGERLPEGGGRGRRGWGPY
- a CDS encoding uncharacterized protein (predicted protein); the encoded protein is MSRRECSALTGRPEAHRLPSMDTDTIIIVTVTGNGPSAMILSFILHGHVPYYFPNPPHPDPLLHAKLKDHPALLDADVDALTEHFAASRLSYSTQALPVNVLFDTLFRPSIDVEELGSVSNIEWRYVPEKAVPHLVFGNAPRPGGQWTENLVPASWEIQTLSYASMLSLPGYSFAEHYRTVTGKDLPAFTRPSRQETAEYFRMYPEAVGIADVFKSNETLAGISRTENGFFIESHNINCKNLVLASGIFSEVIQPRPLLQPLLSLQPVPDIPLLIIGSGFSAADVIISAPTDQRIIHVFKWDPESRPSPLRGCHQQAYPEYAGVYRLMKRAAVAAAPTNHKRPARMKRTTSSPFLESRAWDEVYEGYPNTEIIGVDMKKEFATVTFRRTDGTIFSRPVRGMVYATGRRGSLGYLERGLLSEIVGCDDKGDVSPTVSGQTLRHKAFENMEIANNVFIVGSLTGDTLIRFAHGSCAQTAGKLIRTYTGENNAKSNAAASPRPQGSSPGVMQGFDGHDVYGNGNHRAQLDKIDSCRTEYPMPEKSGLLGSIWKALTAIW
- a CDS encoding ADP-ribosylation factor family protein (GTP-binding ADP-ribosylation factor-like protein yARL3) is translated as MYHLARSLYMYATSKEEYSVLLLGLDNAGKTTLLSQIKALYQPRPEGAPAPNPGKTVPTVGQNVATINLPEMYLKIWDVGGQLTMRNLWQSYYSSCHAIIFVVDSTDVGQDPDIARLPSNRRSSSASGPSGGNADAFTEQTVGINAPGSDFGRLDECREVLESVLKNADVAGVPILVLANKQDREDSVEVVRIKEGFVRKVFEGESGGAMRDSRVLPVSALLGSGVQEAVEWVQTRVKWNKEGRPPVMR
- a CDS encoding phosphatidylinositol N-acetylglucosaminyltransferase subunit A/GPI3 (N-acetylglucosaminyltransferase complex, subunit PIG-A/SPT14, required for phosphatidylinositol biosynthesis/Sulfolipid synthase) → MRPLSLGAGTCSRAVTKGRTFPRSMVSDFFFPQPGGIESHIYQLSTKLIDRGHKVIIITHAYKGRTGVRYLTNGLKVYHVPFLVIYRESTMPTVFSFFPIFRNIVIREQIQIVHGHASLSSFCHEAILHARTMGLRTVFTDHSLFGFADAGSILTNKLLKFTLSDVDHVICVSHTCKENTVLRASLDPLMVSVIPNAVVAENFRPLEQGEPPRPIGPNDIITIVVISRLFYNKGTDLLIATIPRILSSHPNVRFIIAGSGPKAIDLEQMLERNVLQDKVEMLGPVRHEEVRDVMVRGHIYLHPSLTEAFGTVLVEAASCGLYVVCTRVGGIPEVLPQHMTTFAKPEEDDLVMATSKAIAALRSNKVRTDRFHDQVKMMYSWTDVAQRTERVYKGIQGDISPEEFYGYYPGQGWEASGDRVRSFALIDRLKRYYGCGVWAGKLFCLCVVIDVLIYVLLEMWFPRANIDIARSWPKKLKQKETADSTRDSPHRIGSTT